AAACGGTACCTGctgcaccaatgatcttacagcattgaagggtaccataatacctctaataccgactaccacattcaccccctgttaaaaaaaagagtccggcgggggtggtggcctcgcattacacagtggttgaggttaaggttatggaggtacccggtatacatcagtacagtggttttgcctcgttacaacgcaactatttacaaaatttatttacagttcagaatgaagcaattagtcgatcgggggccctggtcatcctctgcgatcgtcgtagcttcagtggtgatgcaggcaccggctcgggcatctgtggctccaggagcgtggcttcggcttcttcggcagcttcatcaccctagatgggcccggtggaccaatccacctgggaagggggcggctgtgggatgcgccggtgggagggagggtgggattggtggtggggggggtgtggggatccagcgggtgccaggtcccaaagggagaccttgtcctgtcggccatcggggtacgccacgtaggcgtactgagggttagcgtggaggagatggaccctctcgaccaatgggtctgacttgtgcgcctgcacgtgtttgcggagcaggatgggtccaggagctgccagccaggttgggagtgaggtcccggaggaggacttcttagggaagataaggagacattcgtgaggtgtttggttggtcgtggtacacagcagtgatcggatggagtggagagcatccgggaggacctactgccaccgggaaactgggagatttctggaccgtagggccagtaggacggtattccagaccgttccgttctccctctctatttgtccgtttccccgggagttgtaactggtcgtcctgctcgaaccaagcccttgctgagcaggaattgacacagttcgtcgctcataaaggtggaccccctatcgctgtgcatgtaggcggggaaaccgaacagcgtaaagatactgtggagggcttttatgacggtggctgcggtcatgtcggggcagggaatgacgaatgggagccgggagtactcatcaatcacgttcaggaagtacgtgttgcggtcggtggaggggagggggcctttgaaatccatactgaggcgttcaaagggacgggaagcctttatcaggtgcgctttctctggcctgtaaaagtgcggcttgcactccgcgcagatttggcagttcctggtggctgtcctgacctcctcgatggagtagggcaggttgcgggttttaatgaaatggaagaatcaggCGACCCCTGggtgcagaggtcctcgtggagggctcggaggcggtctgtcgtgttgggtgttccgatacacaaatgaaccaacacggttgtagatggtacaactctgttttattgttctgtacaataatagctattaacttctggctgaggttcgtgcttcaccagctaacctgtggacccagccctttcactatcttggtgaggcactcagcacatggtgtatgtctgagtgacgcgctgtgagctctgtgctctgagctatctcctggtcgaatcagcgggaactgtggtgttccctgttttatagtgcgtgtgctgtcactggtgattggctgtgatgttgtgtgtgtgttggttggtccaactacctgtccatcagtgtgattgcaccatgatatgctaatgtagaTATAATgacacggtccacttgtgcgttggcacaggatagggcatcaggaggctcgtttagcttcccgggacgatataagatctcatagttgtaggtggagagtttgatcctccaccgtaaggtcttgtcgttctttatcttgtcctgctgtgcattatcgaacatgaaggccaacgaccgttggtcaatgaggagagtgaatctcctgccggccaggtaatgcctccaatgccgcacagcttctaccatggcctgggcctccttttcaactgaggaatgacggatttctgaagcgtggagggtacgggagaaaaaggccacgggtctgcccgcttggttgagggtggccgccagagctacgtcggacgcggcgctctcgacttggaaggggagggactcgtcaatggcgtgcatcgtggcctttgcgatatccgctttgatgcggctgatagcctggtgggcctctgtcgacaggggaaaaaccgtagattggattagcgggcgggccttgtccgcatagttggggacccactgggtataataagagaaaaatcccaggcagcgtttcagggccttggagcagtgagggagggggaaactccatgagggggcgcatgcgttcagggtctgggcctttaactccatcatgcactacgtagccgaggattggattggattggattagttttgtttattgtcatgtgtaccgaggtacagtgaaaagtatttttctgagagcagatcattaagtacatgggaagaaaagggaataaaagaaaacacataataaagcaacacaacatatacaatgtaactacaaaagcactggcatcggatgaagcatacagggtgtagtgttaatgaagtcagtccataagagggtcatttaggagtctggtgaaagtggggaagaagctgtttttgagtctgtttgtgcatgttctcagacttctgtatctcctgcccgatggaagaagttggaagagtgagtaagccggatgggagggatctttgattatactgcccgctttccccaggcagcgggaggtgtagatggagtcaatggatgggaggcaggttcgtgtggtggacttggcggtgttctcgactctctgaagtttcttgcggtcctgggccgagcagttgccataccaggctgtgatgcagcccgataggatgctttctatggtgcatctgtaaaggttggtaagagtcaatgtggacatgccgaatttccttagcttcctgaggaagtataggcgctgttgtgctttcttggctagacggtcagtgctgaacatgcatttatccttgttatatgtgagattaagaatttttgcggtatggaggaattttcggaggttggtgtcgtggtcctgctagtcgtggccgcagatcgtgacattatcgaggtacggaaacttgtcccgcaaaccgtaccggtcaaccatttggcccatctctcATTGGAAAACCGAGAATCCATTAGTGACACTTAGGATGTGGTAGAGCCGcctatctgcttcgaaagcagtgtatttgcggtcgctagggcgggtggggagctggtggtaggcggactttagatccaccatggaaaagaccttgtattgtgcgatcctgttgaccagatcggatatgcgggggagagggtacacgtcaagctgcgtatacctgttgatggtctggctataatcaataaccatcctatgcttctccccggtctttacaaccactacttgagctctccagggactgttgcttgccTCAAtgatcgctggacctccaacctaataaaggtccggtcctgggcactgtaccgtcagctcctggtggcgacgggtttgcaatccggggtgaggttcgcaaacagggaacgcggatcgaccttgagggtcgcgaggctgcagacagtgaagggggtatagggccaccgaatttaaagattaagctttggaggttgcattgaaaatctaaccctaggagtgtggcagcgcagaggtggggaaggacctagagccggtaatttttaaactcccttccctggaccgtgaggttcgctatgcagaaccccttgatctccactgaatgaggccCGGAAGCCAGGAAGatcttttggttaactgggtgaacggggagagaacagcgctttaccgtgttggggtgtatgaagctctccgtgctcccagagtcgatcagacaggatgtttcatgcccattgatgagcacggtcgtcgttgcagtcgagagtgttctgggccgagactggtccagggtcaccgaggctagttgtGGCAGAAGTTgcatgttctcctcgggcggtgtgtggtcatctgagtcggggtcctgagagtccagccaagatggcggcgcccactggtcgcacatagctaggggtgcacaagatggcagcgcccatccatcacacgtggtgtccgagagacaagatggcggtgcccggaggccacatgggccctgaaggaggaagatggcggcgcccgctggccgcacgtggcccgtggacagggttgtggtggcggtcccgattcgcctccggagaccgcctgggcctggcatatcaccacgaagtggccctttttgccgcatcctttgcagagggatgagcgaaccggacagcgctgtcaggggtgtttggcttgcccgcgaaaaaagcagcagggccccccggggttgcctggcagtctcgcagcacaagcttgtgaggggattggggatgcatcggagtcggtcgcggaggggggttccacgttgcccaagggtctgccgcgcggtcggggacgtaaacaggggcgtttcgggaggccacatccagggagctagcaagggctcgtgcctccttgaggcctagtgtctctttctccagcaatcgctggcggatttgggagtacagcttacctgcaacaaatgcgtcccagatcaaaagttctgtgtggtccctGGCCAAAacctgcgggcagttacagttcctccccaacaccaggagtgcacggtagaactcctccagtgattcctcatcgctagtagatgtcgggcgtagacctggtttacagggcgaatatagtgtcctttcagcagattcattgcggcctcgaaatcgtccacgtcctcgaagatagtgtagatctctgggcttaccctcgagtgcagaacttacattttctggtcctccgtgggtgtaattgtggctgacctgagatatccattgaaacacgccagccactgcttgaaggttgccgctgagtttgccgtgtgggggctgagttgcagacacttgattcggagctccattctttaaaatctagtgtaataaattgaggcTCAATCaaaaactccagaagtgagattggagacaattgaaggctttattacacttgatgtttccccccagcagcgcaggtatagaaggcagctgctgggaagacacaggctcttatactccgccttactgggcggaaccagcaggcaggcttaaccaataaaAACagcacctcctacaccaatggtcttccagcATTACagtgtaccataatacctctaacaCCGACTACCACAGTTAAGTTAACATTAAATTCTGGAAATAAAATAAATCACACTTTTTGCAGCCTCTCCGCAGCTCTCTGTTCACATAcgaatccttcctgtagtgtggctgaGACAACTGCATCCATGTTCCACTGCAAGGCTGGATGCTCAGTCCAGAATCTCCTCCACCTGATCTCTGCAAGTCTGCCAGCTCATTGGTTGGTGTCACATCAGAGTGAAAGAAGGCATCAATCATACCAGTGTCTTCTTGGTGACGAGAACATCTACAATGTTCAGGGCCACTGTCACTCAACCCAGTCATTGTCAGTGTCTGATCTCTGCACCCAGCGGCTAGCCCCTTATGAAACATGTGCCTTTGTttttccggtctctctctctctcctgactctatCAGGATGGACAACAGGCCATGCAGCAGGAACACTACCATACAGAGCCAGGCTCCCACCAGGAACAGTGCTCTCTCCATTGCAAGAACCTCCTCATGTGCCTCCATTGCTTCCATAAAGCACCATGCAACTCGTGGAATTGGACCTTGATGACCTGTACCTCAGAGCTGAGATCTTCAGCCAGAACAACACCTCCATTGGCAGCCATCGTCCGTCGATGGACACTGCTCCATCATTGTTCAAAAACAACTGCACCACTGAAGGCAGCTCGCCACGCCAATTCCTTCCAGCCGCCACAAACAAGCAAAGATTGAAACATTCCAACTCAGCTCCATCATGTAGGAACACCGACAAATAATTCTCAGAACACAACGTAAAATAAGAAAAGACAAAGAAAATATGCACCAGGATGAATTTGCGGATTAAAAAATGGGCAGAACCAGAGCTCGCGAAAACGCAACTGCTCCCATACTCACTTCACGTGACCTCAACAACACCTCAATTTCAATAGCATCCTGTTTGTTTTTGAATGCCCACATGGCCTCAcccttccctctctctgtaattCACTCCATCTCTACCGCTGTCCAAGACATCTGTGCTCCTCCAGCTCTGGCCCTTGGACTTTCCCAATTTAATCACttgacataaaaacagaaaatagaagcaggaggaggccactcgctcTTCAAGCccactccgtcattcattatgatcaagtctgctcatccaactcaatagtcgaaTCCCACTTCccactcatatcctttgatcccctccgccccaagtgctatatttaactgcCAAGTGCTATATTGAACTGACCGTTGGCATTGATGCCTGAAGCTAAACTCCTAAGCTTACCCAGTCCAAAGTCACCAATACATGGTGCACAATATGACCAAACTGACAAAGGAACATAGAAAagcggagcaggagtaagccactgggccctttgagcctgttccaccattcaatatgatcatggttgatcctctatctcacCACCATACTTGTGGACTGTCCCCAGACCCCTTTATACcttcagagtctagaaatctatccattTATTTCACAAAATGGATGACCTGACTGGTCACCCTAACATGTGAATGGGAAAACACAAATCCAATTCACAGTGATTACCTCTGAGCTAACGCATCAGCACAAATGTAACACACACTCTGCAGAGCTTGATGAATTAATGGCCTTACTTACAACTCTTCATTATTCAGCTGAGGTGGTAAATATCGTTGTTTAAAATCCTTTCAATGGATGTGGCATTGTAGGCAaaccatttatttcccattcctaattatccttgagaagatggtggtgaactgccttcttgaaccgctgcagtgcatgtgatataggtacacccacagtgctgttaggaaggcagttctaggattttgatccagccacACTACTTATGCCGTTAGTGCAGTTCTGGCATCACCAACTGGCAAAACCTCTGGTCCATGGGCCAGAGACCATTGGTATTTCCGGCAATGCTCTCCCAATTATGAATAACACTAAAAGACAGGACGGGTCTATCTAGAATGGGGAAATCAAGGCTCATAGAATACCCACAATCATAGGGTAACTCTTGAGCTAATCAATATGCTAAGGTGGAAGAGGAGCATGGGAAACCAGAAGGAGATCTAGTCCTTTACAGTAGGCGTCAGTCATGGAGTATCCGGCCACCAACTCTCCACCCACTGCACTATTGCACAGCACACCTTAAAAATTCACCATGAGCTCTACTGCCAGACCCATGATTGGCAAGGCAATGGGAAACCTCTTCCATAACCCACAATATAACTCCATTCAGTCCTCATGGGTTTTGCTGTCACTTCCCAGTTGTGTGTTTGTCACCCAGTTATGCGGAGGGCCTCTTCTAAATGTTTCACTCAACACTTGTGGATAATCAAAAGTCCTTGGAAGCAATTTTCTCTAAAGTCATAGGATCAGTCTGGTGACATTCTAAATCTGAGAGTTGGTCGATATTTAATTTGCCTGCAGCATATCCAAGCGGCTAGTCTTAATGGAGCGTTTTTAGTGTTGGTGCCTCAGTCAGACTCTCCTTAGACAACATTCAAATTGATTTGATTGGGTCACTACACAAACATCTGATGGTTTTTTTCACTATCTAATCATCCTGAATTAGACTAGTTATCCCTACTATATCTCACAGGGAGATGTTTTTACAGAGCTACAAGTAATGGTGAGACTCATGCAGCATTTACACATTTCCCATCAGTGCATCAGGACATGAGCAGAACATCACTGAGGATAATAGTAGGACTATTTTGATAGAGGGGCAAAAAAAAACAGGTCCTAAATGGAATCTCTGTCAATAAAACTTGTTAACCTGAAGGTCTGGAGTTAGGACACAATAGTAGCCCTacttaggggttggtttagcacagtgggctaaacagctgcagaacaatgccagcagtgcgggttcaattcccataccagcctccctgaataggcactgacaggaatgtggcgattaggagcttttcacagtaacttcattgaagtctacttgtgacaatagacaattattattattattattattaattactaTCATAATATCAAGCTGCCTGAAGGTGCTGGACTAGATGCCTGCAGGTTTACCATTCAAGTGCTGATTCGAAACAATGCTTTTGGTGCTGCATATGTGAACTGCTTGTACTCAACTCCACAGACAGTGTGGAGTACTCTGCCTAGCACACAGCTACGTCTGATGATGCAAGGCCCacggggtgacacagtagcacagtggttagcactgttgcttcacacctccagggtcccaggttcaatttccagtgtgggtcactgtctgtgcagagtctgcacgttctccctgtatctgcgtgggtttcctcccacagtccaaagatgtgcaggttggatggattggccatgctaaattgccccgtagtgtccaaaaaaaggtgagggtgggattactgggttacagagctagggtggaggtgtgaccttatgtaaggagctctttccaagggccagtgcaggcttgatgggccgaatggcctccttctgcactgtaaattctatgatagaatgCACAGCTTCTCAGAACTAGCACTCGAGGTTCTGGTGAAGGTGGTCAAGAGCAGGAACGCCGTCAGTCACCGCCTCACCCTATGACACTCTCCCGCAACAGCTGGTGATCATAGAATCCAGAATCatcgaatccttacagtgcagaaggaggcaatttggcccatcgagtcatgcCCTGACCCTCTAAGAGAGCAGccgacctaggcccacgccccaccctatccccgtaaccccacttatccttttagacattaaggggcaatttagcatgaccaagccatgtaacctgcacatctttggggtgagaggaaaccggagcagacacggggagaacatacaactctacagagtcacccaaggccagaatcaaaactgggcccctactgctgtgaggcagcagtgctaaccactgtgccaccagcctCATGACTGCGCTTCATTCCTTGTCCAGTACAAGGGGACCCCAACCAAGATGACAGAGTTCTTTCCCCTCATGATTCCTGGCAAGTGTTTGATATGGTGGCCTAATAAACCTTTTTAAATGAAGATTTCAGAGAATAATCTTGAACAAGTTAAATAAGAGTGTTAATGAAGTTTTGCCAATGTGCCTGGAAATGTCtgtattaaaaacagaaaatgttggaaatactcagcaccaTATTTAGTATGAAACACGATTACTGCAGCTATCATAGCTGTCTGAATAAATAACTGAAGTAAAGAACATTAATATTGCTTGTTATGCATTTTTTTTACATCCAATTTTAAAATCAACATTTATTTCTCTATAGTTACTGTGCTCCCCCAGTTATAAACTGTCTGTAGCAGCAGAGACACGGAAACAGAATCCAAAATAGGAAATCAGTTCAGATTATGGCACATTTATTATGTTTCATAATATTTCAGCATGACAAAATCCAGGTTTCAACAAGCGATTAGAAATCCCTCATGCGCCTGAAAGATCCGATAGTTGAGTTGTAGCCGCCCCAGTCACTGTATCTCTTGTATTCACCGGGTCTCATGAAGTACTGTCGGCCTCTGTAGTTGGGATGTTCATAGAAGGTCCAGTAACCGTCCATCACATGGCAGGAGTGGATGTCACGGTAACGGAAACGATCGTAGACAGATGGACAGTCATCCATGAATTCCATCATCTGTCCTCCAAAGTCAGGCCTCTCGTAAATCTTCATTCTGTAGTTTCCACCTCGGTACTGTAATAGAAAGAAATGAGACATGTGGCAGGCAGGGTAGAAATATGTCTACACAACATTCAAAAAAATTATTGCAAAGGGTCATTTTGTAATATCAGGAAATTCATCTGCAACTTTGATGAAAATTCTCCACCCAAAGCATTAAACATGCTcaaaagaaaatgctgcaaatctgtgataaaagcagaaagtgccggaaaaactcagcaggtctggcagtacctTTGAAGAGAGAAACATTTTgattccaatatgactcttctttggaactccgaaacactaactctgtttctctctccgcaggtGTTGAACCTACTGGGTTTTTTTTTGGCATCTTCTGGTTTTAGTAATCTTTCATTTCTGCTTGCAGATGTTGACAGACCTCGtgtgtatttccagaattttctcgttGGTTATCAGTTGCTGGCAATTACAATTTGAAAGTTTCATCAATATTATCAAATATTCGGTGGAAGTTCTTATTGTTAACAAGTATGAACTAGAAGGTTTGAGATCGAAATCCCACTCTGGACTGCCCTACGGATTAGAAAAGGAAAATCGGATCTCTGAATACTGATTTGACATTCAGCAGTACTTGTATTTAATGGGAAGTTCAGGAAAGGAGTCGCTCACTGAGACCCTGCAGCTTGTTCTGTTGCCATTCATGAGATCAAAGCTGATTAGTGAGCAAAATACATGAACTCGGCAAGAGGGTTTATTTGACCAGTCTTTGAAGCATCACCCAGAAAATCTATGGATTTCTTCCCATATCTTACTCCACAAATAGTGTCAACTACATCTATG
This genomic window from Scyliorhinus torazame isolate Kashiwa2021f chromosome 2, sScyTor2.1, whole genome shotgun sequence contains:
- the LOC140393342 gene encoding gamma-crystallin S-1-like translates to MGKVIFYEDRNFQGRHYECSSDCADLSPYFSRCNSIRVESDWWVMYEKPNYMGYQYVLTRGEYPDYQRWMGFNDNIRSCRSYPHYRGGNYRMKIYERPDFGGQMMEFMDDCPSVYDRFRYRDIHSCHVMDGYWTFYEHPNYRGRQYFMRPGEYKRYSDWGGYNSTIGSFRRMRDF